The bacterium genome window below encodes:
- a CDS encoding tetratricopeptide repeat protein: MGAEQAAVEGAPPRSATAAWRQHLWPILLVVTTVALAYARALTHGFLSNWDDTAYVVGNPAVRGITLDHVRSAFTSLFVGNYAPLQIVSYMLDYELWGLQAGGFILTNLLCHAASAVLVYLLLARLHGGRAGALVGALVFALHPVQVESVAWVSQRKNVLAMLLFLAALHAYVRYRERDASRAGAWYAASLAAFILALLTKSVTVVLPLVLVALDFCFPTRAGWRRRVGDKVPFCLAAAGIAVLALISQSPGLGGGRAGYWGGSLGSTLLTMAAVLVRYATMIVWPLHFSAGYAQGFKEGIDGEVALSAALLLATALAALHLLRRQRALGFWVLVVIIGLAPVSQLVPLVTLMNDRYLYFPMLGVAGLAGGGLQAIAVAARPRWRTAALGGSGLALTLLAALSFQQVGVWRDTVTLWRHATVKEPDCSLAWLGLGAALLDRGQVDEALAALQHSYMLFPGDQDTLYQLGFIYTQRLRQPLRGRPYLLALTRLNPRHAAGLTLLGDSYLMTGEREAAAEAFRRARAIPPPAAAPFPLRPAA; the protein is encoded by the coding sequence TTGGGTGCTGAACAGGCCGCCGTCGAGGGCGCCCCGCCAAGATCGGCCACCGCGGCCTGGCGTCAGCACCTCTGGCCGATCCTTCTGGTTGTGACGACGGTCGCGCTGGCGTACGCCCGGGCGCTCACTCACGGCTTCCTCAGCAACTGGGATGACACCGCCTACGTCGTGGGCAATCCGGCGGTTCGCGGCATCACCCTCGACCACGTGCGCAGCGCCTTCACCTCGCTGTTCGTCGGCAACTACGCCCCGCTCCAGATCGTCTCCTACATGCTCGACTACGAGCTGTGGGGGTTGCAGGCCGGCGGCTTCATTCTGACCAACCTGCTTTGCCACGCGGCAAGCGCCGTCCTCGTCTATCTTCTGCTGGCCAGGCTGCACGGCGGGCGCGCCGGGGCCCTGGTCGGTGCGCTGGTGTTTGCGCTCCATCCGGTGCAGGTGGAATCGGTCGCCTGGGTTTCGCAGCGCAAGAACGTCCTCGCCATGCTCCTCTTCCTGGCCGCCCTCCACGCCTATGTCCGGTACCGGGAGCGTGACGCGTCGCGGGCCGGCGCCTGGTACGCCGCATCGCTGGCCGCCTTCATCCTCGCGCTGCTCACCAAGTCGGTGACCGTGGTGCTGCCATTGGTGCTGGTGGCGCTGGATTTCTGCTTTCCGACCCGGGCCGGCTGGCGCCGGCGCGTGGGGGACAAGGTGCCCTTCTGTCTGGCTGCAGCGGGGATCGCCGTGCTGGCGCTGATCAGCCAGTCGCCGGGGCTCGGTGGCGGCCGCGCCGGGTACTGGGGCGGCTCGCTCGGCAGCACGCTGCTGACCATGGCGGCGGTGCTGGTCCGGTATGCCACCATGATTGTCTGGCCGCTGCACTTCAGCGCCGGCTATGCGCAGGGGTTCAAGGAGGGCATCGACGGCGAGGTCGCCCTGTCCGCCGCCCTGCTGCTGGCCACGGCCCTCGCCGCCTTGCACTTGTTGCGCCGACAGAGGGCCCTCGGCTTCTGGGTGCTTGTCGTTATCATCGGGCTGGCGCCAGTTTCCCAGCTCGTGCCGCTGGTGACCCTGATGAACGACCGCTACCTCTACTTCCCGATGCTCGGTGTCGCCGGGCTGGCCGGCGGTGGCCTGCAGGCCATCGCGGTCGCCGCCCGGCCGCGCTGGCGGACAGCGGCGCTCGGCGGCTCGGGCCTTGCCTTGACACTCCTGGCGGCGCTCAGTTTCCAGCAGGTCGGTGTATGGCGGGACACGGTCACGCTCTGGCGGCACGCGACCGTCAAGGAACCCGACTGCAGTCTCGCCTGGCTGGGTTTGGGCGCCGCCCTGCTGGACCGTGGGCAGGTCGACGAGGCGCTGGCAGCGCTCCAACATTCCTACATGTTGTTTCCCGGCGACCAGGACACGCTGTACCAACTCGGATTCATCTATACGCAGCGGTTGCGCCAGCCCCTCCGGGGCCGGCCGTACCTCCTGGCGCTGACCAGGCTCAACCCCCGCCACGCGGCGGGGCTCACGCTGCTGGGCGATTCGTATCTGATGACCGGCGAGCGGGAAGCGGCCGCCGAGGCGTTCCGCCGCGCCCGGGCGATTCCGCCGCCCGCGGCGGCTCCGTTTCCATTGCGGCCTGCAGCCTGA